Within Desulfolithobacter dissulfuricans, the genomic segment CTCTGCCGGTAGAAGGGAGTTTCGGGCGTCTCTCAGGCCATGGGTTTTTCAGGAGCCTTCGCAGTCAGGGTTCAGTACCTGAATTCAATGGCGCGCCAGTCGGTTTCAAAGTCCCACAGGGAGACAAAGGGCACAAGGTAATGGATACCCAGGGGCAGCTTTTTTTCCGCCAGCTTTGCCTTGATGCGCAGCTCGTAGGGCGCATCGGGCTCCAGCACGTCCAAGGGAATAACCTTGAGGCCGCTGAGCTCGGTCATGAACTGCTTCGCTTCGTCCAGGGACTTGGTCTTTTCGATCCGGTTGCCAAACTCGGTCAACTGGACATGGTACTCCTCTTTCAGCGCATCATAGGTCATGGTGTGGGTGACGCTCAGATCGGCCAGGGTGGTGTCGAACCAGTTGTTGCGTAACTGGTCCAGTTCCACCATGAAGGTGAACGATACCGGGATACCGTTGCGTACGCCCTCGATCATCTCATCGGTAAAACAGTTTTTTATGGTGGCAAAGAGGAGCAGGTGGCTGCTTGAGGTGGTGATAATGATATCAACTATCTCCGGCTCGGCTTCCTGCTGGGCCCTGGGTGACAGGGGAAGCAGCAGGGCAACGAGCAGGAAACATACAGTCAGTCGCATGGTACGGAGCAGGTGCGTCATATATAAAAAAATCTCTTGAGAGAGTCAGGTGGATCGTCGGGAAGTGTCTGGGCACAGGCGGGCCTGCATCCAGAGTAAAATTCACCACTTTAGCAACTGGCACTCCGCTTGTCCATCCGGAAGTGACCCGGATCCCGGCGTCTGCCATGAATAAAATCCTCCTTGACACTGGAAATGAGACACACTAGTGTGTGCATATGCTCAAAACAGTTGGCCGCCGCTACCGGCCCTGATGCAGTTTATGCCGTTTTAACCGTTTATATATTTTATATTTTTAACTTTTTAACTTTTTAACTTTTTACAGGAGGAAGTTCCATGAGTGACCATCTGTACAAGGCGGAAACCACCAAATCGGCAGCAGAATTTGCCCGGGACCTGGGCAGGGTTGTGGGTAAGTATGGCTTTGTCATCCACAACGAGTCCAATATGGACATGGCCCATTCCTTTGGCAAGCACGGCGTGGAAGTGGCAGAGGAGTTCGATCTGCACATGATACAGATCTGCAAGCCGGAAAAGGCGGCCAAGAGCCTGCAGGCCAATCCCGAGCGGGCCATTCTCATGCCCAAATATGTTATGACCTTCTCCAAGGACGGCAAAACCCAGATTCGCTTCTTCTATTTCAGTGCGGAAAACATCAGGGCCATGGTCGATGACGAGGCCTTTCCAGACTCTCTGGCCCA encodes:
- a CDS encoding DUF4390 domain-containing protein, with the translated sequence MTHLLRTMRLTVCFLLVALLLPLSPRAQQEAEPEIVDIIITTSSSHLLLFATIKNCFTDEMIEGVRNGIPVSFTFMVELDQLRNNWFDTTLADLSVTHTMTYDALKEEYHVQLTEFGNRIEKTKSLDEAKQFMTELSGLKVIPLDVLEPDAPYELRIKAKLAEKKLPLGIHYLVPFVSLWDFETDWRAIEFRY
- a CDS encoding DUF302 domain-containing protein, with the translated sequence MSDHLYKAETTKSAAEFARDLGRVVGKYGFVIHNESNMDMAHSFGKHGVEVAEEFDLHMIQICKPEKAAKSLQANPERAILMPKYVMTFSKDGKTQIRFFYFSAENIRAMVDDEAFPDSLAQTYKKIISMIEEAIAL